The DNA window GACCCCTTCGCAGACCAATTTCGTCAAGCAGATCATCAACGAACACAATCGGACGGGACGATTTGAGCAGCGCGTTCACACGCGATTTCCGCCCGAACCGAACGGCTATCTGCATATTGGCCATGCAAAGTCCATCTGCCTGAATTTCGGCATTGCCACGGAGTACGGCGGACTCTGCAACCTTCGTTTCGACGACACGAACCCCACGAAAGAGGATGTGGAGTACGTGGACTCCATCAAGGAGGATATCCGCTGGCTCGGTTTTGACTGGGGCGACCGCGAGTACTTTGCATCCGATTATTTCGAGACGCTGTATGAATACGCGCTCACACTGATCAAAGCCGGCAAGGCGTATGTTTGCGAACTGAGTGGGGAGCAGATACGGGAGTACCGCGGCACGCTCACTGAAGCCGGGAAGGAGAGTCCTTTCCGGAATCGCAGTGTCGACGAAAACCTGGACTTGTTCGAGCGCATGCGCAAGGGCGAATTTGCTGACGGTTCACATACGCTGCGCGCAAAAATCGACATGGCTTCGCCGAACCTGAATATGCGCGACCCGGTCATGTACCGCATCCTGCATGCGACACATCATCGCACCGGTGACGCCTGGTGTATTTATCCGATGTACGACTGGGCGCACGGGCAGTCGGACAGCATCGAGGGGATTACGCATTCCATCTGCACGCTCGAATTCGAGGACCATCGTCCCCTCTACGACTGGTATGTCGATCAGCTCGGCATCCACCATCCCCAGCAGATAGAGTTCGCTCGGTTGAATATCACGTATACGGTCATGAGCAAGCGCAAACTGCTTCAGCTCGTGAAAGACGGACTGGTTGATGGCTGGGACGATCCACGGATGCCGACGATTTCCGGGCTTCGTCGTCGTGGTTTCACACCTGCGTCCATTCGAGATTTCGCGGAGCGTGTCGGTGTGGCAAAGAAGAATTCCACGGTCGAAGTCGCCCTGCTCGAGCATTGCGTGCGCGAAGATCTCAACGCTCACGCGCTGCGTGTGATGGGAGTACTCGATCCGCTTAAAGTCGTGCTCACGAATTATCCGGAAGACCAGGTCGAGGAAATGGATGCCGTCAACAATCCTGAGGATGAGTCCGCCGGCAAGCGCAAAGTCCCGTTTTCACGCGAGCTCTATATCGAGCGCGATGACTTCATGGAAGATCCCCCGCGGAAGTTTTTCCGCCTCGCACCCGGTCGCGAAGTGCGTCTGCGCTACGGCTATATCATCAAGTGTGAAGAGGTGATCAAGGATGCCGATGGCAATATCACGGAGCTGCACTGCACCTATGACCCGCAGACACGCAGCGGCATGCCCGACGCCAACCGCCGCGTCAAGGGCACCCTTCACTGGGTGAGCGCGCAGCATGCGCTCGATGCCGAAGTTCGTCTCTACGAGCAGCTTTTCGACAAGGAAGATCCCGATGCAGTGGAGGAGGGCCGTACCTGGCTCGACAACATCAATCCCGCATCGCTTTCGCTGGTGCAGGCAAAGGTCGAACCGTCGCTGCGGGAGGCTGTTCCCGGCACGCATTTCCAGTTCGAGCGCAAGGGATATTTTACCGTCGATTCGAAGCATTCGGCACCCGGCGCCCCTGTATTCAATCGAACGGTGACCTTGCGTGACACCTGGGCGAAGATCAACAAGCAGAAATAACGTTCCCTGCGCGGGACATGGCGCATGGCGCCTCGAGGAGAAACAGGAATGAACATAGCAATTACGGGAGCAACAGGATTCATCGGATCCCACCTGGTGGATCGCATGCTCGAAGAGGGACATCAGGTGCGGGCGCTAGTGCGCAAAAGCAGTAACCTGCGCTGGCTCGAAGGGAAAGCTGTTGAATTGATCGAAGGGGACATCCGCGATGCTTCCTCCCTCGAAAATTTCATTCGTGACGCGGATTACATCTATCATATCGCTGGGGTGGTCAAGGCACGGGACCGTGCGGGATACTTCGACGGCAATGAAAAAGCCACGGAGAACATGCTGACGGCGGCGGAGCAATTTGCACCGAAGCTGAAGCGTTTTCTCTACGTGAGCAGTCAGACTGCCGCGGGTCCTTCACCAAGCCTGGATCGTCCTGTACGGGAAGAGGACGAGCCGCGACCCATCACCACGTATGGGGAAAGCAAGATTGCCGCGGAGCAGGCGGTCCGTGCGCGCAGCGCGCGCCTGCCGTGGACCATCGTGCGTCCCCCGGCCATGTACGGTCCGCGTGATACCGAAATCTTCATTTATTTCCAGACCATCGCGAAACATCTCGATTCCATGATCGGTTTTGACGATAAGCGCCTGAGCCTGCTGCATGCGTTCGATCTCGTGCAGGGTATGGTTCTGGCTGCCGAAGCTGACAACAGTGTGGGGGAAACCTACTTCATTGCGAGTGAGGAATTCGTTTCCTGGCCGCAGGTGGGCGGAGTGACGAAGGAGGTCATGGACACCTGGGCGGTCACGGTGCGTCTGCCGCATGCAATAGTGTATACCGTGGCGGCAATCGCGCAGGTGGTGGCGGCGATGCAGCGCAAGCCTGCAACGCTGAACCTCGAGAAGGCGCGGGATATCACACAGAGGTACTGGACCTGTGACATCTCAAAGGCAAAGAACGAACTGGGATACAGGCAGCAGGTGAGTCTCGAAGAAGGAATTCGCGGCACGGTCGAATGGTACCGCGAACAGGGATGGCTGAAATAAGGCTGCATGTCTCCGGGAAGGCCCCTCTGAGCTGCAATCAGTTCTCGCCGCGGTAGAGTCCCTGCGACATGATGAAAACCTGCACGGTCCACGGCACAAGGTACTGAATCGAGAGTCCTTCCCGCAGCCTGCGCCGAATGTCCGTTGAAGAAACATCGATGAGCGGCATGGAAAATCTCCGTGCCGCTTTTTCGTATGCGTGTCCCGCGGCGGCGGCATCGTAGCCCGGTCTTCCCGCAACTGCAGGAGTGGCGAGCGACAGGATATCCTCCGGATCCTTCCAGAGATGGAACTCCGCAAACGTGTCCTCACCCATCAGCAGGAAAAGTTCATCGTCAGGATGCTCGTCGTGAATATGCCGCAGCGTATCGACCGTGTACGACACATCTCCCTTGAGTACTTCATAGTATTCGCCACGGATACGGTCGTTGCCGGAAACCGCAAGTTCGACCATTTCCGCGCGGACTTCCGCGGAGAGACTTTCTGACTGGAGTTTGAAAGGGGAGCGGAACGCCGGTACCAGAAGCACATGGTCGAGTTGCAGCGCATCGATGGCGCTCTGGGCGAGGATGAGATGTCCGATATGCGGGGGATTGAACGTGCCGCCGTAGATGCCAATGTTCATGATGTTCTCTTTTCGCGTGCATGAAACATCCGGCGCTCTTCATTTCTTGAAAAGCCGTTGATGAGATTCTCCATTTCGGTGCCAAACTCAGTGCTCACCTCGCCTGAGGCGACCAGGCGCCGGAACTTGAGGAGAAGGTAGCGACGAAGCAGGAAGAAGGAAAACGAAGAATTGTAGCGCGCGTAAAAGCGCAGCTGCTCGCGCCGGTAGGAGAGGACAATCGAAGGATTGGCGAGTGGATTGGATCCGCCGCCATGATGCGTAATGGTCACTGTCGGGTCGTACAGCACCTTCCACCCGCGGCGACGAAGCCGCATGCACAGATCGACATCCTCGAAATAAAAGAAATACCGTTCGTCGAAACCGCTGATTGAATCCCAGGCCTGGCGCGGGACAAGGACGCAGGCTCCGGTCACCCAGTCCACTTCCTGCACGGTGGCAGACTCCTGTTCACGTTTGCGCAGGCCGCTGCCGCCGCCTTCGCGGCTTTCCTGCTGGCGTCGGCTTTCAAAGAATTCGCTCAGCAGCGTAGGGAAGCGTCCCCAGGAAAGCTGAAAACGGTCGTCGGGGAAGCGGAGTGCGGGCCCCACCGCGCCGATACCCTTTTCGGTGGCACAGCGTTCGGTCAGAGCCGGCAGGGGATTGCCGCGAAATTCCAGGTCGTTGTTGCAGATGAGGAGGAAGGCGCCACTGGCGGCCGCAGCTCCCCTGTTGCAGGCATAACCGTAACCGCGGTTTTCTTCGAGCCGGACAACGCGGACGGTGGGATAGACGCTCCCCGGGAACGGGTCGCCGGAGGCATTGTCAACAACAATGATTTCCCGCGAGGGCACTGCGGGCAGCGCCAGCAGCTGGCTGACCAGCGCATGGGTCAGCTGCAGGCTGCCGAAATGGATGATGATGATAGAGACTTCCGGCTGCATCCGATCAGTGTCGCTGTGCTGCGATGCGAGAGATGGCAGTTTCGCGGCCAAGCAGTTCGGCGATCATGCCGAGATCCGGACCATGTTCCTCTCCGGTGAGAGCCAGGCGCAGCGGCATGAACAGCTGCTTACCCTTGACGCCGGTATCCTTCTGAATACTCTTGATCATGGCCTTGATGGTGTCGGCCTTCCAATCCTTGAGTTCTGGAGCCACCTCGGTGAATCGCGTGAATACCCGCTGTGCCTCCTCGCTCATGAGCATCGCATGGGCATCTTCTCCGAGTTGGCCCACTCCATCGCGGAGAAAGAGAGACAGGTGCTCGGTGATGTCCTCAGGCAAGGTGAGATAGTTCACGAGGGCGGCGACGACGCTGCGCGTGCGCTCGCTGTCCGAAGTGTCGAAGCCTTCGGCTTCCATATACGGGGCGCAGATTTCGGCAAGACGCTCCACCGGAAGGGAGCGGAGATACTGTCCGTTGAACCAGCGCAGCTTGTCCATATCGAACACCGCGCCCGCCTTGCCGACACGTTCGAGGCTGAATTCCTGCTGCAGCTGATCAAGCGTGAAGAGCTCACGGTCGTCACCCGGATTCCAGCCAAGGAGAGCGACGAAGTTGATGAGGGCTTCCGGGAGAAAACCCTTGCCGCGATAATCCTCAACCGCGACATCGCCCTGGCGTTTGCTGAGTTTTGAACGGTCTTGATTGAGCAGCAGCGGCAGGTGCGCGAACTGTGGCGGCGTCCAACCGAAAAACTCATACAGCAGCAGGTGTTTTGCAGTGCTCGGCAGCCATTCCTCGCCGCGAATGA is part of the bacterium genome and encodes:
- the nadD gene encoding nicotinate-nucleotide adenylyltransferase gives rise to the protein MNIGIYGGTFNPPHIGHLILAQSAIDALQLDHVLLVPAFRSPFKLQSESLSAEVRAEMVELAVSGNDRIRGEYYEVLKGDVSYTVDTLRHIHDEHPDDELFLLMGEDTFAEFHLWKDPEDILSLATPAVAGRPGYDAAAAGHAYEKAARRFSMPLIDVSSTDIRRRLREGLSIQYLVPWTVQVFIMSQGLYRGEN
- a CDS encoding NAD-dependent epimerase/dehydratase family protein; the protein is MNIAITGATGFIGSHLVDRMLEEGHQVRALVRKSSNLRWLEGKAVELIEGDIRDASSLENFIRDADYIYHIAGVVKARDRAGYFDGNEKATENMLTAAEQFAPKLKRFLYVSSQTAAGPSPSLDRPVREEDEPRPITTYGESKIAAEQAVRARSARLPWTIVRPPAMYGPRDTEIFIYFQTIAKHLDSMIGFDDKRLSLLHAFDLVQGMVLAAEADNSVGETYFIASEEFVSWPQVGGVTKEVMDTWAVTVRLPHAIVYTVAAIAQVVAAMQRKPATLNLEKARDITQRYWTCDISKAKNELGYRQQVSLEEGIRGTVEWYREQGWLK
- a CDS encoding glycosyltransferase family 2 protein, translated to MQPEVSIIIIHFGSLQLTHALVSQLLALPAVPSREIIVVDNASGDPFPGSVYPTVRVVRLEENRGYGYACNRGAAAASGAFLLICNNDLEFRGNPLPALTERCATEKGIGAVGPALRFPDDRFQLSWGRFPTLLSEFFESRRQQESREGGGSGLRKREQESATVQEVDWVTGACVLVPRQAWDSISGFDERYFFYFEDVDLCMRLRRRGWKVLYDPTVTITHHGGGSNPLANPSIVLSYRREQLRFYARYNSSFSFFLLRRYLLLKFRRLVASGEVSTEFGTEMENLINGFSRNEERRMFHAREKRTS
- a CDS encoding glutamine--tRNA ligase/YqeY domain fusion protein, whose protein sequence is MTSNETPSQTNFVKQIINEHNRTGRFEQRVHTRFPPEPNGYLHIGHAKSICLNFGIATEYGGLCNLRFDDTNPTKEDVEYVDSIKEDIRWLGFDWGDREYFASDYFETLYEYALTLIKAGKAYVCELSGEQIREYRGTLTEAGKESPFRNRSVDENLDLFERMRKGEFADGSHTLRAKIDMASPNLNMRDPVMYRILHATHHRTGDAWCIYPMYDWAHGQSDSIEGITHSICTLEFEDHRPLYDWYVDQLGIHHPQQIEFARLNITYTVMSKRKLLQLVKDGLVDGWDDPRMPTISGLRRRGFTPASIRDFAERVGVAKKNSTVEVALLEHCVREDLNAHALRVMGVLDPLKVVLTNYPEDQVEEMDAVNNPEDESAGKRKVPFSRELYIERDDFMEDPPRKFFRLAPGREVRLRYGYIIKCEEVIKDADGNITELHCTYDPQTRSGMPDANRRVKGTLHWVSAQHALDAEVRLYEQLFDKEDPDAVEEGRTWLDNINPASLSLVQAKVEPSLREAVPGTHFQFERKGYFTVDSKHSAPGAPVFNRTVTLRDTWAKINKQK
- the gltX gene encoding glutamate--tRNA ligase; translation: MSTENIRVRFAPSPTGFLHVGGLRTALYNVLFARKHGGTAVLRIEDTDRSRYVEGAVENLIDTLAWAGLSFDEGPVRGGKHGPYVQSERTELYRRHAQQLLDEGKAYRCFCTPEELTASRERQVMEKKDPTYDRRCRMLSENDLQQKLDAGLPYTIRMKIPLAGQLQFRDLIREDITVHYDVIDDQVLLKSDGFPTYHLANVIDDHDMQISHVIRGEEWLPSTAKHLLLYEFFGWTPPQFAHLPLLLNQDRSKLSKRQGDVAVEDYRGKGFLPEALINFVALLGWNPGDDRELFTLDQLQQEFSLERVGKAGAVFDMDKLRWFNGQYLRSLPVERLAEICAPYMEAEGFDTSDSERTRSVVAALVNYLTLPEDITEHLSLFLRDGVGQLGEDAHAMLMSEEAQRVFTRFTEVAPELKDWKADTIKAMIKSIQKDTGVKGKQLFMPLRLALTGEEHGPDLGMIAELLGRETAISRIAAQRH